In Anaerobranca gottschalkii DSM 13577, a single window of DNA contains:
- a CDS encoding BON domain-containing protein, with amino-acid sequence MSKKEYYQDGASRLDLRYIDNSRPRESKSQQSQLEDHLLDNKGIKTPIESKIEGDVKKGPVYQATDSDLQNKVQGLFHNDKNLANYDIRVYSNQRGVELTGIVDSLSEKEYAETLVRSHFNIPVINSISISTDGQIVDDDVYQELIEELKLRNLDEENLQIQVHDGVVTLQGERPENIDDIVAAIKTARGVKEVHNFTSPEKETTLEDIFHSQVNNDREE; translated from the coding sequence GTGAGTAAGAAAGAATATTATCAAGATGGTGCATCCCGTTTAGATTTAAGATATATTGATAACAGCCGACCTCGAGAGTCTAAATCTCAACAATCACAGCTAGAAGATCATCTTTTAGATAATAAAGGTATTAAAACTCCTATTGAAAGTAAAATTGAAGGGGATGTAAAGAAAGGTCCAGTTTACCAAGCTACAGATAGTGATTTGCAAAATAAAGTTCAAGGTCTTTTTCACAATGATAAAAATCTAGCAAACTATGATATTCGGGTTTATTCTAATCAAAGGGGAGTAGAGTTGACAGGAATAGTTGATTCCCTTTCGGAAAAGGAATATGCTGAAACACTTGTCAGATCCCATTTTAATATACCTGTAATTAACTCTATAAGTATTAGTACCGATGGTCAAATTGTAGATGACGACGTTTACCAAGAGTTAATTGAAGAACTAAAATTACGGAACTTGGATGAAGAAAATTTACAAATACAGGTACATGACGGAGTTGTAACTTTACAGGGCGAAAGGCCAGAAAATATCGATGATATTGTAGCAGCAATTAAAACTGCTAGAGGTGTTAAAGAAGTTCATAACTTTACATCACCAGAAAAAGAAACTACTTTAGAAGACATCTTCCATTCTCAAGTTAATAATGATAGGGAAGAATAG